A section of the Macadamia integrifolia cultivar HAES 741 chromosome 9, SCU_Mint_v3, whole genome shotgun sequence genome encodes:
- the LOC122090031 gene encoding uncharacterized protein LOC122090031 — MDAKVTQELKWLFSRLVIDLKQNITLAWQVISLWIWLEDAGFPNILFKLLVSSNATIHFVIKETMVCLDCVEMGTVPTPPFDGIPFIHLLTNGISLQFFHDKRRQAMEGILRVAENIWAKRFQDTELHSIFSSAIQQPIVDQMRMPFDEGSSRGTDDRERMIMPFGEGGSRVGDVRERQMMLGLSPFFAHPNLDAFTAQWNVIVPKEERSMFMTFSRGYPLTQREVQNFLTRLYGDCVESINMQEVVPPNVQSFYALVVFKLASTVEIILNGREKVNFVINGKHARVRRWVPK; from the coding sequence ATGGATGCCAAAGTGACCCAAGAACTGAAGTGGCTATTTTCACGTCTAGTTATTGATCTCAAACAGAACATTACATTAGCTTGGCAAGTAATTAGTTTATGGATTTGGCTTGAAGATGCAGGATTTCCCAACATTCTTTTCAAGTTGTTAGTATCATCAAATGCAACTATACATTTTGTGATAAAGGAGACAATGGTATGCTTGGACTGTGTTGAAATGGGTACAGTTCCTACTCCTCCTTTTGATGGTATCCCATTTATACATCTCCTTACAAATGGCATCTCCCTCCAATTTTTTCATGACAAAAGAAGGCAAGCTATGGAGGGTATACTTAGAGTTGCAGAGAATATCTGGGCTAAAAGATTCCAGGATACTGAGTTGCATTCAATATTTTCTAGTGCAATCCAACAACCAATAGTGGATCAAATGAGAATGCCCTTTGATGAAGGCAGCAGTAGGGGGACTGATGATAGAGAAAGAATGATAATGCCCTTTGGTGAAGGTGGGAGTAGGGTAGGTGATGTGAGAGAAAGACAAATGATGCTAGGCTTATCACCCTTCTTTGCTCACCCAAACTTAGATGCTTTCACAGCACAATGGAATGTCATAGTACCAAAGGAGGAGAGAAGCATGTTTATGACATTTTCGAGGGGATATCCACTTACACAACGTGAAGTACAGAATTTTCTTACCAGATTGTATGGGGATTGCGTTGAATCAATCAACATGCAAGAGGTGGTTCCCCCCAATGTTCAATCATTTTATGCATTGGTGGTGTTTAAGCTAGCATCAACAGTAGAAATAATTCTCAATGGCAGAGAGAAGGTGAACTTTGTCATTAATGGAAAACATGCCAGGGTACGACGCTGGGTACCAAAGTGA